A window of Pseudobacteriovorax antillogorgiicola contains these coding sequences:
- the hpt gene encoding hypoxanthine phosphoribosyltransferase, whose amino-acid sequence MENLNTKVLFSKDQLQARIEELGKQISQDYGNEPIVVIGVLKGSFIFMADLIRSINSPLEIDFIGVSSYEGTSSTGHVRITNDLKMDIAGRNILLVEDIIDTGLTIDYLINLFKVSNPKSLKVCSLLSKPEAHQMTHTIDYVGFEISREFVIGYGLDLDERYREIPEILQVIE is encoded by the coding sequence ATGGAAAATCTCAATACCAAGGTTCTGTTTTCGAAAGACCAGCTTCAAGCCCGCATCGAGGAGCTAGGCAAGCAAATCTCTCAGGACTACGGGAATGAGCCCATTGTCGTGATTGGGGTTTTAAAAGGCTCCTTTATTTTCATGGCCGACTTGATTCGATCCATTAACAGCCCTTTAGAAATAGACTTTATTGGCGTCTCAAGTTACGAAGGCACCAGCTCCACAGGCCATGTCCGGATCACGAACGATCTCAAAATGGACATTGCTGGTCGAAACATTCTGTTGGTGGAAGATATCATCGACACCGGGCTAACCATTGACTACTTGATTAACCTATTCAAGGTAAGCAACCCGAAATCCCTCAAAGTCTGCTCGCTCCTAAGCAAGCCAGAAGCCCACCAAATGACTCATACGATCGATTATGTTGGCTTCGAAATAAGCCGCGAGTTTGTGATTGGTTACGGGCTCGACTTAGACGAACGTTATCGCGAGATTCCAGAAATTCTTCAGGTTATCGAATAG
- a CDS encoding sensor histidine kinase: MDSLDLKPQAAIRDLLLQRFLKVITVSGPPYLLMTLMFETLWGFSGILTAYLCAMSAWVWRWKRRNYVASHCATWSLWFAVAHNIWFTGGSHSPVMLWFAPASLLAIFLLGRGWGLAAVLGAVLYISFIVLIEKLAPNLIRSDLGSGLLAETYRYLSVCLPLLVSASFGYLTMWQYEQARSALDESQRWFRGIIDSLPVGVIIENQDGLIVQGNREAQRIVGVDLETLQGAAATAILGVQNSELARSIAEDGQDIDVSRPGQKALPVHLNAAKLEGFDQFTIISLVNRNQQKKLEREVKEKEAKAIVAARLASLGEMAGGIAHEINNPLAIITGYTSRLTRLIHKDRYEPDHFIKLLGNIDRTSKRISQIINGLRIISRNSDGEGYEYQAMIQVVEDISGVSFEKFNSHGVEIRIDRENQDFFERFYFRRVQVAQVLMNLLNNAFHAAREQADKWIEIQARINNQKFQLAVIDSGSGVPKEIEEKIFDPFFTTKEVGEGTGLGLGISRSMIEDHGGQLFLDQSSPHTRFVIELPMHE, encoded by the coding sequence TTGGATAGTTTAGACCTAAAGCCACAGGCAGCTATCAGAGATCTGTTGCTGCAACGATTTCTGAAAGTTATCACCGTGTCTGGGCCACCTTACCTTCTTATGACCCTGATGTTTGAAACCCTTTGGGGTTTTTCAGGAATCCTTACCGCGTACCTATGTGCTATGTCGGCGTGGGTTTGGAGGTGGAAAAGAAGGAACTATGTGGCCTCTCATTGCGCCACATGGTCATTGTGGTTTGCCGTTGCTCATAATATTTGGTTTACCGGAGGCTCTCATTCACCAGTGATGTTGTGGTTTGCTCCGGCCAGCCTTTTGGCAATCTTTCTCTTGGGTCGGGGGTGGGGACTTGCAGCGGTATTGGGCGCAGTTCTATACATCAGCTTCATAGTTCTAATAGAAAAGCTAGCGCCGAACTTAATCAGAAGTGACCTTGGCTCAGGTCTTCTCGCCGAAACTTATCGTTATCTTTCAGTCTGCTTGCCCCTGCTGGTTTCTGCCTCGTTCGGGTATCTCACCATGTGGCAGTACGAACAGGCAAGAAGCGCTTTGGATGAGAGCCAGCGTTGGTTTCGAGGTATCATCGATTCACTTCCCGTTGGAGTGATCATTGAGAACCAGGATGGTCTTATTGTTCAAGGCAATCGCGAAGCCCAGCGCATTGTGGGGGTAGATTTGGAAACTTTGCAGGGGGCAGCGGCTACAGCGATTTTGGGAGTCCAAAATTCTGAGCTCGCCCGATCGATAGCTGAGGATGGGCAAGATATCGATGTCTCGCGGCCTGGACAAAAGGCTTTACCAGTTCATCTTAATGCCGCAAAGCTAGAAGGTTTCGATCAATTCACCATAATTAGTTTGGTGAATCGCAACCAGCAGAAAAAGTTAGAGCGGGAGGTAAAAGAGAAGGAGGCCAAGGCGATTGTTGCTGCTCGCTTGGCATCCCTAGGAGAGATGGCTGGTGGCATTGCCCATGAAATCAACAACCCGTTGGCAATCATTACTGGATATACGTCGCGGCTTACGCGCCTCATTCACAAGGATCGTTATGAGCCCGATCATTTCATCAAGCTCCTGGGTAATATCGATCGTACCAGCAAACGTATTTCGCAGATTATTAACGGCTTGCGTATCATCTCACGGAATTCAGATGGAGAAGGCTATGAGTATCAAGCCATGATTCAAGTGGTCGAAGATATTTCTGGAGTTTCGTTCGAGAAGTTTAATAGTCATGGAGTTGAGATCCGTATCGATCGTGAAAACCAGGACTTCTTCGAGAGATTTTATTTTCGACGAGTTCAAGTAGCTCAAGTTCTTATGAATCTATTGAACAATGCCTTTCATGCCGCACGAGAACAAGCTGATAAGTGGATTGAGATCCAAGCACGGATTAACAACCAAAAGTTTCAGCTGGCCGTCATCGATAGCGGCTCTGGAGTTCCAAAGGAGATTGAGGAGAAAATCTTTGACCCGTTTTTTACAACGAAAGAGGTGGGGGAAGGAACGGGTCTTGGTCTAGGTATTTCGCGATCGATGATTGAAGATCATGGTGGTCAGCTTTTTTTGGATCAATCATCGCCTCACACAAGGTTTGTGATTGAGCTGCCTATGCATGAATGA
- a CDS encoding Crp/Fnr family transcriptional regulator yields the protein MAGKNRILEEGTILFKEGDQSNGMYVVRKGKILIYLDKGGNEIPLATVSEGAMIGEMALFDKKPRSASARAVEECEVSVISNADFSKILKQIPKWFVSLMATLSSRLRDTNLRLEDMEAQYKGNINPIEELKKALNIINLLWYKLGTKELKTWSMERELAEKEIAGILGQPEGSIHELCNRLVEGGLLGVTKNSYNKPVFTIQNRGSVERFVNFINAVRKQDNRIKAFPQGVVDMVEVMIRITKTSAYEAMTIPFTELESEGMSMAYRTENWGKVQHIIEGLDEAVAVVPLAEGTVGYKVNKKIAPRLLQHCKLLRAITETNDKRKKRGKAAA from the coding sequence TTGGCAGGCAAAAATCGCATTCTAGAAGAAGGAACAATTCTTTTCAAAGAAGGCGATCAATCAAATGGCATGTACGTTGTTCGCAAGGGTAAAATTCTCATCTACCTCGACAAGGGCGGCAACGAAATCCCACTAGCAACGGTCAGCGAAGGAGCTATGATCGGTGAGATGGCCTTATTTGATAAAAAGCCCCGATCCGCGTCAGCCCGTGCTGTTGAAGAGTGTGAAGTCAGCGTTATTAGCAATGCTGATTTTTCAAAAATCCTAAAGCAGATTCCGAAGTGGTTTGTGTCCTTGATGGCGACGCTGTCTTCTAGACTTAGAGACACCAATCTTCGCCTCGAAGATATGGAAGCCCAGTACAAGGGCAATATCAACCCCATCGAAGAACTAAAGAAAGCCCTGAATATCATCAACTTGCTCTGGTACAAACTCGGCACCAAGGAGCTGAAGACCTGGTCTATGGAGCGGGAACTTGCAGAAAAAGAAATCGCTGGAATTTTAGGCCAACCAGAAGGTAGCATCCATGAGCTTTGCAATCGGTTGGTGGAAGGTGGACTCCTTGGAGTAACGAAAAATAGCTATAATAAGCCGGTATTTACAATCCAGAATCGAGGGTCCGTGGAGCGATTTGTGAATTTTATCAACGCCGTTCGGAAGCAAGACAATCGGATCAAGGCTTTTCCACAAGGTGTTGTTGATATGGTTGAAGTTATGATTCGCATTACAAAAACTTCGGCCTACGAAGCCATGACTATACCATTCACTGAGCTAGAATCGGAAGGAATGAGTATGGCCTATCGCACAGAGAATTGGGGTAAGGTGCAACATATTATTGAGGGTCTTGACGAAGCCGTTGCTGTGGTGCCGCTAGCAGAGGGCACGGTCGGCTACAAAGTCAACAAGAAAATCGCCCCTCGGTTGCTACAACACTGCAAGCTCCTTCGGGCCATCACGGAGACTAACGATAAGCGCAAGAAGCGCGGCAAAGCCGCTGCTTAG
- a CDS encoding LuxR C-terminal-related transcriptional regulator, which produces MTTSILILNDLPVIREGLTAILDRAEDVNVVSSGPSSFNVRELVQRLQPDILMLDLQILGSIFQIANDAKESKPGLKIILTSSLPLPEHRRQAERVGAKGLVSSFDDVQTLVDSIKEVQGGNVFFPANQDSRTMVTKQREGVNNRMEHPLSPREVDVLCCVAQAMTAKEIARDLHISVKTVDRHKANIMNKLSMRSQIELARYAIRNGFVEA; this is translated from the coding sequence ATGACGACATCAATACTAATTCTTAACGATCTGCCGGTAATTCGCGAAGGTCTAACGGCAATTTTAGACCGAGCGGAAGATGTGAACGTAGTGTCATCTGGGCCTTCATCTTTCAATGTCAGGGAGCTAGTTCAGAGGCTACAACCAGACATTCTGATGTTGGATCTTCAAATCCTCGGTTCGATCTTTCAGATCGCAAACGATGCGAAGGAAAGTAAACCAGGGTTAAAAATCATTCTCACCAGCTCGCTACCACTACCCGAGCATCGTCGCCAAGCCGAACGAGTTGGAGCCAAAGGTTTGGTATCTTCTTTCGACGATGTTCAGACACTTGTAGACAGTATCAAAGAAGTGCAAGGGGGGAATGTCTTCTTCCCGGCGAATCAGGATTCTCGCACTATGGTGACTAAGCAGCGAGAGGGTGTAAACAACCGAATGGAGCATCCTCTGAGCCCACGAGAGGTTGATGTTTTATGCTGCGTAGCGCAGGCAATGACGGCAAAAGAGATTGCTCGCGATCTGCATATCAGTGTGAAAACCGTCGATCGGCACAAAGCTAACATCATGAATAAGTTGAGTATGAGATCTCAGATTGAACTCGCACGTTATGCGATTCGAAATGGTTTTGTAGAAGCTTAA
- a CDS encoding tRNA-dihydrouridine synthase family protein, which translates to MKSFPSANFGLAPMEGVSDLPFRLWMSLTSAPSFAGTPFLRVTPTYPKARIPRAFAPELDELRDVTSYSLTPQLMASSPADFLRVAERVLEHSPFVDLNCGCPSPNAVGSMAGSSLLKNPQTFADFVEHISRELGPGRLSVKMRTGFESHKEFRDLLQAIEGLPLHHVTIHGRTRAQRYDGLSRWQMIAEASRSLPYPVIPSGDITSASSVIDAGPYLDRIDSLIIARGALRNPWLFNELRSQSLQTVTAEVLVGSLAVLGSLYILSLRHEDLLFAAAKEGIFTNSCGTNGEAWRSVFERLQGFLGTSQAWETLELPHFVMGRVKMIWNYLRSSLPDPFFAPQILRSRSFETLACGIQEAAKTCTSHNATLKHQEHLDWIYTSKKKPPRESDPLFH; encoded by the coding sequence TTGAAGTCATTTCCATCCGCCAATTTTGGACTCGCACCCATGGAAGGTGTGTCAGATCTGCCATTCCGGCTTTGGATGAGTCTAACATCGGCCCCTAGCTTTGCAGGAACTCCATTTCTAAGAGTTACCCCCACGTATCCCAAGGCTCGTATCCCGAGAGCGTTTGCACCCGAACTGGATGAACTTAGAGATGTTACAAGCTATTCGCTGACACCACAGCTCATGGCCTCATCGCCCGCAGACTTTCTCAGAGTCGCAGAAAGAGTTCTAGAGCACAGCCCCTTCGTTGACTTAAACTGCGGCTGCCCGTCACCCAATGCCGTAGGCAGCATGGCGGGAAGTAGTCTATTGAAAAATCCACAGACCTTCGCAGACTTCGTCGAACATATTTCCCGAGAGTTAGGCCCTGGGCGTCTAAGCGTGAAAATGAGGACAGGGTTCGAATCTCACAAAGAGTTTCGCGATCTACTCCAGGCTATAGAAGGACTCCCCCTGCATCATGTCACCATCCACGGACGAACTCGTGCCCAACGGTACGATGGACTAAGTCGCTGGCAGATGATCGCCGAGGCGAGTCGCTCCCTGCCATATCCTGTGATTCCATCTGGCGATATTACCTCGGCCTCTTCGGTTATTGACGCAGGTCCCTATCTCGATCGCATTGATAGCCTCATCATCGCTCGGGGTGCACTTCGCAATCCGTGGCTATTTAACGAACTACGGAGCCAAAGCTTGCAAACAGTTACAGCAGAGGTTCTGGTTGGTAGTTTAGCAGTCCTTGGGTCCCTTTACATACTATCTCTTCGTCACGAAGATCTACTCTTTGCTGCTGCTAAAGAAGGGATTTTCACCAACTCATGCGGGACCAACGGTGAAGCATGGCGCTCCGTGTTTGAGAGGCTGCAAGGCTTTCTAGGCACCAGTCAAGCTTGGGAGACTTTGGAACTACCCCATTTTGTAATGGGTCGGGTGAAAATGATTTGGAACTACCTAAGAAGCAGTCTTCCCGATCCTTTTTTCGCGCCCCAGATTCTACGATCACGAAGTTTTGAAACATTAGCCTGCGGGATTCAGGAGGCTGCGAAGACCTGCACCTCCCACAATGCCACCTTAAAGCACCAGGAGCACCTCGACTGGATTTACACCTCAAAAAAGAAGCCACCGAGGGAGAGCGACCCACTCTTCCATTAG
- a CDS encoding DNA topoisomerase, with amino-acid sequence MGKALIITEKPSVARDITKALGGFEEKKKGDYFESDEFVCTYAVGHILTLFAPEDIKPQYKRWRLADLPIIPEEFQTKPVPKQESRLKVISRLINRKDVDTLINACDAAREGELIFREIVKHVGSEKPIRRLWLQSMTKQAILTGFKNLEDGLKYNGLAAAAECRANADWLIGMNATRALTVRLKSRNQRGVSWSAGRVQTPTLALLVKRELEVLDHVPVAYWKVTAKFQAGNEYDSTWFDPDFDRKNATRDQKEDRIFEKEKAEKIVAAVTGQEGLAREIRKPSPKKAPPLFDLTSLQRAANTRFGWSATRTLRAAQRCYETHKVLTYPRTSSKHLPNDYREEVDKVLKIFSDDQNYGPHAQTLLDKGLLNDDKIFDDAKVTDHFAIIPTGELKNDLEGDDGKLYDLVSRQFMAAFYPPAIYEDVERITEVKGYSFRSKPPKVLKEPGWEAVFGKKAGGPEESFPPLVEGQDKSDNVKVNNLNSESEEFATKPPSRISEAGLLSLMENAGRQVEDAELAEALNSAEGLGTAATRADIIENLKNREYVDAKLRPTPKGIRLIDVLDRIHASRLTSAKLTAELELFLNDVEKGVRTGDGFMSEIANYAEDVVVATRDFDWDEIYKDEDPVGKCPKCQKDVFEKAWFYGCTESTKRVGKKNCDFLVWKDNNGRYINRQVVRDLLEKGETGELDGFKNASGKEYKGILTIENGTVTRKTTSDAIPGPDETFEVNPEPIAPCPNAMDEGCLVVETPHDFVCKHKAEAKEGEESTGCGFKFPRMLCKREIKREEVEAYLKDGETPVMAGFVSKRGRKFAAKLVMEKGGDSFRFEFPPRASKKKKEDEEATQSEESQSSEAKTADDKTSKPSKKKVKKSEASES; translated from the coding sequence ATGGGTAAAGCGCTAATTATCACAGAGAAGCCGAGTGTCGCACGCGACATCACTAAAGCCTTAGGAGGCTTTGAAGAGAAGAAAAAAGGTGATTACTTCGAGAGCGACGAGTTTGTTTGCACCTATGCGGTGGGTCATATTCTAACTTTGTTTGCACCAGAGGATATCAAGCCACAGTATAAGCGCTGGCGACTGGCAGACTTGCCGATCATTCCCGAAGAGTTTCAAACCAAGCCGGTACCAAAACAAGAGTCACGGTTAAAGGTGATCTCTCGGTTGATCAATCGCAAAGATGTCGACACTTTAATCAATGCTTGTGATGCCGCCCGCGAAGGTGAGCTGATCTTTCGTGAAATTGTAAAACATGTGGGCTCGGAAAAGCCAATCCGCCGACTGTGGCTTCAATCCATGACCAAGCAAGCGATCCTCACTGGATTTAAAAATCTTGAGGATGGTCTGAAATATAATGGACTCGCTGCGGCCGCTGAATGCCGGGCCAATGCAGACTGGTTGATCGGTATGAATGCGACACGGGCGTTAACCGTGCGACTTAAATCCCGCAATCAACGAGGGGTGAGCTGGAGTGCAGGACGGGTGCAAACACCCACTCTAGCCTTGCTGGTCAAACGTGAGCTTGAGGTATTAGATCACGTGCCTGTTGCTTATTGGAAAGTGACTGCCAAGTTTCAGGCTGGAAATGAATACGACTCTACATGGTTTGATCCCGATTTTGATCGAAAAAACGCTACCCGTGATCAAAAAGAAGACCGTATCTTTGAGAAGGAAAAAGCCGAAAAGATAGTTGCTGCCGTTACGGGGCAAGAAGGCTTAGCTAGAGAAATTCGCAAGCCTTCACCAAAGAAAGCACCGCCACTCTTTGACCTTACATCCTTACAGAGAGCGGCTAACACTCGCTTTGGTTGGTCTGCGACGCGCACGTTGCGAGCGGCCCAGCGTTGCTATGAAACTCATAAGGTTCTTACTTATCCGAGAACAAGTTCAAAGCATCTCCCGAATGATTACCGAGAGGAGGTAGACAAGGTCCTAAAGATCTTCTCTGACGATCAGAACTATGGGCCTCATGCACAAACCCTTCTTGATAAGGGCTTGCTCAACGACGATAAGATTTTTGATGATGCAAAGGTCACCGATCACTTTGCCATCATCCCTACTGGAGAGTTAAAAAACGATCTGGAGGGAGATGACGGCAAACTATACGATCTAGTGTCACGCCAATTTATGGCAGCGTTCTACCCGCCAGCGATTTATGAAGATGTTGAGCGTATTACCGAGGTGAAGGGCTATTCGTTTCGGAGCAAACCACCGAAGGTTCTTAAAGAGCCTGGATGGGAGGCTGTGTTTGGCAAGAAAGCAGGTGGCCCTGAGGAAAGCTTCCCACCGCTGGTTGAGGGACAAGATAAGTCAGACAACGTTAAAGTTAACAATCTTAACAGCGAATCGGAAGAGTTTGCTACAAAGCCGCCGAGCCGGATTTCTGAAGCAGGGCTTTTGTCGTTGATGGAAAATGCCGGCCGGCAGGTTGAAGACGCCGAGCTTGCAGAAGCTCTCAATAGCGCTGAAGGCTTAGGTACGGCAGCGACCCGAGCGGATATTATCGAGAACTTAAAGAATCGAGAGTATGTCGATGCGAAACTAAGACCTACTCCAAAGGGCATTCGCTTGATCGATGTGCTCGATCGGATTCATGCCAGTCGCTTGACTTCAGCTAAACTTACTGCCGAGCTAGAGCTATTCCTCAACGATGTTGAGAAAGGCGTCAGGACTGGCGATGGCTTTATGTCTGAAATTGCTAATTATGCAGAAGATGTAGTTGTTGCCACCCGAGACTTTGATTGGGACGAGATATATAAGGACGAAGATCCAGTCGGCAAGTGCCCTAAGTGCCAAAAAGATGTTTTCGAGAAGGCTTGGTTCTACGGTTGCACAGAAAGTACCAAGCGGGTCGGCAAAAAGAACTGCGACTTTCTAGTTTGGAAAGATAACAATGGTCGCTACATCAATCGTCAGGTGGTGCGGGATCTCCTTGAAAAAGGCGAAACCGGCGAGTTAGATGGCTTCAAAAACGCCAGTGGCAAGGAGTATAAGGGTATTCTGACCATTGAAAATGGGACAGTGACTCGGAAAACCACCTCTGATGCTATTCCGGGGCCAGACGAAACCTTTGAAGTTAATCCCGAACCCATCGCTCCATGTCCGAACGCTATGGACGAAGGCTGCTTGGTTGTTGAAACCCCTCACGACTTTGTCTGTAAGCACAAGGCTGAGGCCAAAGAAGGGGAAGAGAGTACCGGCTGTGGCTTTAAGTTCCCGCGAATGCTCTGCAAGAGAGAGATCAAGCGAGAGGAGGTTGAAGCCTATCTAAAAGATGGCGAGACCCCTGTGATGGCTGGGTTTGTCTCCAAACGAGGGCGAAAATTTGCTGCGAAGCTGGTCATGGAAAAAGGTGGTGATAGCTTCCGCTTCGAGTTCCCACCAAGGGCGAGCAAGAAGAAAAAAGAAGATGAAGAAGCTACTCAAAGCGAAGAGTCGCAATCCAGCGAAGCAAAAACTGCAGACGACAAGACTAGCAAGCCATCGAAGAAGAAAGTTAAGAAGTCTGAGGCCAGCGAATCATAG